The following are encoded in a window of Impatiens glandulifera chromosome 5, dImpGla2.1, whole genome shotgun sequence genomic DNA:
- the LOC124940094 gene encoding metalloendoproteinase 3-MMP-like codes for MMAAKPHFQLPTIILVLSIGLAIAALASAFELTSPSPSPSPSPSRSPFGFLKHLKGCHKGEKVKGIKQLKNYLEKFGYVHYDHSNKSHSGDDDFDNLLEAAVKTYQKNYHLRPTGVLDDETVSTMSMPRCGCPDIINGTNTMERKHGRHLGSLRSVAHFTFFNGNPRWPAGKTHLTYGFQPGVTSQFSNIMARAYNKWAAVTHFTFSQVDFNSADMKVGVHGRESGDDTFDGPGGVLAHAWAPTNGRAHYDVDENWVDGEAPDAFDLETVALHEIGHQLGLGHSEVQNAIMWSGIASGTRKGLHQDDIQGIKTLYGV; via the coding sequence ATGATGGCTGCAAAACCACATTTTCAGCTGCCAACAATCATTTTGGTTCTCTCTATTGGGCTTGCAATTGCGGCCCTTGCAAGTGCTTTCGAGCTCACCTCTCCCTCACCCTCGCCTTCACCCTCGCCCTCACGCTCTCCCTTTGGATTTTTGAAGCATTTGAAGGGATGCCATAAGGGCGAGAAAGTAAAAGGAATCAAACAACTCAAGAACTACCTTGAAAAGTTTGGTTACGTTCACTACGACCACTCTAACAAATCTCACTCTGGTGACGACGACTTTGACAATCTCTTGGAGGCAGCCGTGAAAACGTaccaaaaaaattatcatcttCGTCCCACCGGAGTTCTCGACGATGAAACCGTGTCAACGATGTCTATGCCTCGATGTGGTTGCCCTGACATCATTAATGGCACCAATACAATGGAGAGAAAGCACGGCCGCCACCTCGGATCCCTACGAAGTGTGgctcatttcacattttttaatggAAATCCTAGGTGGCCAGCTGGAAAAACCCATCTAACCTATGGTTTTCAACCCGGAGTGACTTCCCAATTCTCCAATATCATGGCCAGAGCGTATAATAAGTGGGCAGCTGTCACCCATTTCACATTTTCCCAAGTCGACTTTAATAGTGCTGACATGAAAGTAGGGGTTCATGGTCGGGAATCAGGTGATGATACGTTTGATGGGCCTGGAGGCGTGTTGGCCCACGCATGGGCTCCAACGAATGGACGGGCACACTATGATGTGGATGAGAATTGGGTAGATGGTGAGGCCCCTGATGCATTCGACTTGGAGACTGTGGCCTTGCACGAGATTGGTCACCAGTTGGGATTGGGGCACAGCGAGGTTCAAAATGCAATCATGTGGTCGGGAATTGCTAGTGGAACAAGAAAGGGCTTACACCAGGATGATATTCAAGGAATCAAGACTTTATATGGGGTTTAA